One Qiania dongpingensis genomic window carries:
- a CDS encoding putative manganese transporter, with the protein MDYIIDALKDGLWDTVKMLPFLFAAFLILEVIEHYSEKHRNGMLTRIGGAGPLVGALFGCIPQCGFSVAAANLYSGGVITVGTLLAVFLSTSDEAVLLILGNPGNGAVVIRLLAIKVVIGVLFGYAVDILLRKSPMKRKQLGNICDHCGCEEEGGVLRAAVRHTIQIFLYLLLFNCVLNLLLEAVGIETLSRILMKDSLFQPVLAGLVGLIPNCAASVALTELYLSGVLSFGSVIAGLCASAGIGLAVLFRVNKNGKENLKILGILFLCSIIAGMLLQAVM; encoded by the coding sequence TTGGACTATATAATAGACGCATTAAAAGACGGACTTTGGGATACCGTGAAAATGCTGCCTTTCCTGTTTGCTGCATTTTTGATTCTGGAGGTTATAGAGCATTATTCAGAAAAACACAGGAATGGGATGCTCACGCGGATTGGCGGGGCCGGCCCCCTTGTGGGAGCGCTTTTCGGGTGTATTCCCCAGTGCGGATTTTCTGTGGCGGCCGCCAATCTGTATTCCGGCGGAGTGATCACCGTGGGAACGCTTCTGGCAGTGTTCCTTTCCACCTCGGATGAGGCCGTACTTTTGATTCTGGGGAACCCGGGCAACGGAGCAGTGGTGATCCGTCTGCTGGCCATCAAGGTGGTGATAGGAGTTTTGTTTGGATATGCGGTGGATATTTTACTCAGGAAAAGTCCGATGAAACGAAAACAGCTGGGAAATATCTGTGATCACTGCGGATGCGAAGAGGAAGGCGGCGTCCTGAGAGCGGCTGTCCGTCACACCATACAGATTTTTCTTTATCTGCTTCTGTTTAATTGTGTCCTGAATCTTCTGCTGGAAGCGGTCGGCATCGAGACCTTATCCCGTATATTAATGAAGGATTCTCTGTTTCAGCCGGTGCTGGCCGGACTCGTAGGATTGATCCCGAACTGCGCCGCATCTGTGGCACTGACGGAGCTTTATCTGAGCGGAGTCTTGAGCTTTGGCTCTGTGATCGCGGGACTTTGCGCCAGTGCGGGGATTGGACTCGCGGTGCTTTTCCGCGTGAATAAAAATGGAAAAGAAAATCTGAAGATCCTGGGAATCTTGTTTTTATGTTCCATAATCGCGGGAATGCTTTTGCAGGCGGTGATGTGA
- a CDS encoding peptidoglycan recognition protein family protein, with protein sequence MREERVRKITIAAGIILVIILLAMFVKSVVFSGNSRQTEGGDGPGIKTTGSQGKTGDSSQPVYIDAGGKRVIQWEKIEVPDWIERDLLPTNEYSRPGTALDDVDGIVVHYTANPGTTAKQNRNYFAGLADGSSGTYASSHFIIDTDGTILQCVPMSEVAYASNDRNSNTISIECCHEDESGKFTKATYQSLVKLTAWLADTYLIDTEDIIRHYDITGKICPKYFVDHEDKWEKFLKEVDKSR encoded by the coding sequence ATGAGGGAGGAACGGGTCAGAAAGATTACGATCGCAGCGGGAATCATTCTTGTGATAATATTATTGGCCATGTTTGTAAAATCTGTGGTGTTTTCTGGGAATAGCAGGCAGACGGAGGGCGGAGACGGCCCAGGCATCAAAACTACGGGCAGTCAGGGGAAGACGGGAGATTCCAGTCAGCCGGTTTATATTGACGCCGGAGGAAAACGGGTCATTCAGTGGGAGAAGATAGAAGTTCCGGATTGGATAGAGAGGGACCTTCTTCCGACCAATGAATATTCCAGACCGGGTACGGCTCTGGACGATGTGGACGGCATAGTGGTCCATTATACGGCAAATCCCGGCACCACCGCCAAGCAGAACCGGAATTATTTCGCGGGCCTGGCAGATGGGAGCTCCGGCACCTATGCCAGCAGCCATTTTATCATCGACACGGACGGTACGATTCTCCAATGTGTTCCCATGAGTGAAGTGGCATACGCTTCCAATGACAGGAACAGCAACACCATCTCCATTGAGTGCTGCCATGAGGACGAGAGCGGAAAATTTACGAAGGCTACTTATCAGTCTCTGGTGAAATTGACCGCATGGCTGGCTGATACCTATCTGATCGATACGGAGGATATCATCCGCCATTACGATATAACAGGAAAAATCTGCCCCAAATATTTTGTGGATCATGAAGATAAATGGGAGAAATTTTTAAAAGAGGTGGACAAGTCCAGATAA